A genomic stretch from Streptomyces sp. QL37 includes:
- a CDS encoding acyl-CoA thioesterase II yields the protein MTNPADSLVDLLDLERIEVNIFRGRSPEESLQRVFGGQVAGQALVAAGRTTDGDRPVHSLHAYFLRPGRPGVPIVYDVERVRDGRSFTTRRVTAVQQGRTIFNLTASFHRPEEAGFEHQLPPARVVPGPEELPTVADEVREHLGGLPEALERMARRQPFDIRYVDRLRWTPDEVRDADPRSAVWMRAVGPLGDDPLVHTCALTYASDMTLLDAVRIPVEPLWGPRGFDMASLDHAMWFHRPFRADEWFLYDQESPIATGGRGLARGRIYDRQGQLLVSVVQEGLFRRLDGA from the coding sequence ATGACGAACCCCGCCGACAGCCTGGTCGATCTGCTCGACCTGGAGCGGATCGAGGTCAACATCTTCCGTGGCCGCAGCCCCGAGGAGTCCCTGCAACGGGTCTTCGGCGGGCAGGTCGCGGGCCAGGCGCTGGTCGCGGCCGGCCGCACGACCGACGGGGACCGTCCCGTCCACTCGCTGCACGCCTACTTCCTGCGTCCGGGGCGTCCCGGCGTGCCGATCGTCTACGACGTGGAGCGGGTGCGGGACGGCCGGTCCTTCACCACGCGCCGGGTCACGGCTGTGCAGCAGGGCCGGACGATCTTCAATCTGACGGCGTCCTTCCACCGCCCGGAGGAGGCCGGCTTCGAGCACCAGCTGCCGCCGGCCCGCGTCGTGCCCGGTCCGGAGGAGCTGCCGACGGTCGCCGACGAGGTGCGCGAGCACCTGGGCGGTCTGCCGGAGGCGCTGGAGCGGATGGCCCGCCGCCAGCCCTTCGACATCCGCTATGTCGACCGGCTGCGCTGGACGCCGGACGAGGTCAGGGACGCGGACCCGCGCAGCGCGGTCTGGATGCGCGCGGTCGGCCCCCTGGGTGACGACCCGCTCGTGCACACGTGCGCGCTGACGTACGCGAGCGACATGACGCTGCTGGACGCGGTCCGGATCCCGGTCGAGCCCCTCTGGGGCCCGCGCGGCTTCGACATGGCGTCGCTGGACCACGCCATGTGGTTCCACCGGCCGTTCCGTGCGGACGAGTGGTTCCTCTACGACCAGGAGTCGCCGATCGCCACGGGTGGCCGCGGGCTGGCCAGGGGGCGGATCTACGACCGTCAGGGGCAGCTGCTGGTGTCCGTGGTGCAGGAGGGGCTGTTCCGCCGTCTCGACGGCGCGTAG
- a CDS encoding DUF6011 domain-containing protein yields MEPPEPFPELFPGPRPEAARREGRRPVRCALCGRPLTGAESRRTGLGPACDAKLHPPGPDIRTRRHEVDQDTLPGT; encoded by the coding sequence GTGGAACCCCCCGAGCCCTTTCCCGAACTCTTCCCCGGACCGCGGCCGGAAGCCGCCCGTCGCGAGGGCCGGCGCCCGGTGAGGTGCGCCCTCTGCGGGCGGCCCCTCACCGGAGCCGAATCACGCCGCACGGGGCTGGGCCCCGCCTGTGACGCCAAGCTGCACCCCCCGGGCCCGGACATCCGGACCCGCCGCCACGAGGTCGACCAGGACACGCTGCCCGGCACCTGA